ATCCGCTCGCTCGGCATGCCACGCAGCCTTGCCGAGATGCGGGTCACGCCGGAGCATTTCGACGCCATCGCCGAACAGGCGATGCGCACCAACTGGATCCCGCGCAACCCGCGCAGGATCGACGGCCCCGCCGATATCCGCGAAATCCTGCTTCTCGCCGCATGATCCAAGCCGGAGGATAGATGTACACAGGTCACCACGCCCGCCTGCGCCCGCTGCAGCCCGCCTTCATCATGGCCGCGACAGGCGAGGCCGTCACCTATCGCGAGCTGGAGGCGCGCAGCAATCGCCTGGCGCATCTGTTCCGCAGGCACGGCTTGAAGCGGCTCGACCACTACTCGATCTTCATGGAGAACAATGCGCGCTATCTCGAAGCCTGCGGCGCGGGCGAGCGCTCGGGGCTCTACTACACCTGCATCAACTCGTTCCTGACGCCCGGCGAGCTCGCCTATCTCCTCGTCAACAGCCAGTCGAAAATCCTGATCACCTCCAGGGCGAAGCTGGACATCGCACGTGAGGCCATCAACGCCTGCCCCGACGTCAGGCTCTGCATCGTCGCCGACGGTCCCGGCGAGAGCGAGCGCATCGTCGGGCTGGCGGATGTGACCGCCGATCTGCCGGCGACGCCGATCGCGGACGAATGGCTTGGCACTGCGATGCTGTATTCATCGGGCACGACGGGACGGCCGAAGGGCATTTTGCGGCCGCTGCCGGAGGAGCCGCCAAAACAGAATCTGCCGCTGTTCGATTTCCTGACGAAACTCTGGCACTACCGCGAGGGCATGGTCTACTTGTCGCCGGCCCCGCTCTATCACTCGGCGCCGCAGGCCGCGGTAAATCTCACGATCCGCATGGGCGGCACCGTGATCATCATGGAGACGTTCGATCCCGAGCGCTATCTCCAGCTGGTGCAACAATGGGGCATCACCCACACCCAGCTGGTGCCGACGATGTTCTCGCGGATGCTGAAGCTGCCGGAGGAGGTGCGCAAGCGTTACGACCTCTCCTCGCTGGAGATCGCGATCCATGCCGCCGCGCCCTGCCCGGCCCTCGTCAAGGACGACATCATCAAATGGTGGGGTCCGATCATCCACGAATATTACGGCGCCACCGAAGGCCTCGGCTTCACCGCCTGCAACAGCGCGGAATGGCTGGCGCATCGCGGCACCGTCGGCAAGGTGCTGCTCGGCGACCTCCATATTCTCGACGAGAACATGCAGCCACGCCCGACCGGAACGCCGGGGCAAGTCTGGTTCAAGACGGGATCGCCGTTCGAATATTTCAATGATCCGGAGAAGACGAAGGAAGCGCGCTCGGCCGACGGCAACATGAGCACGGTCGGCGACGTCGGCTATGTCGACGAGGACCGCTTCCTGTATCTGACCGACCGCGCGACCTTCATGATCATCTCGGGCGGGGTGAACATCTATCCGCAGGAATGCGAGAATCTCTTGATCACCCACCCGAAGGTCGCCGATGCCGCCGTGTTCGGCGTGCCCAATCCCGATCTCGGCGAAGAGGTGAAGGCGGTGGTGCAGCCGATGCCGGGCGTGGTGCCGGGCCCGGCGCTTGCCGAAGAGCTGATCGCCTTCTGCGGGGCGTCGCTGTCGCGGCAGAAGGTGCCGCGCTCGGTGGACTTCGAGAAGGAGTTGCCGCGGCTCCCGACCGGCAAGCTGTACAAGCGGCTGCTAAGGGATCGGTATTGGGGCAACAAGACGTCGCGGATCGTGTGAGCCCCGCTGTCGTCCCGGGGCGCGACGAAGTCGCGAACCCGGGACGACGGCGGAGGTTGGCGATGCAACTGCGCACAAAAATCCACACAGGAACCAGCTCTTCGCACCTGCACTCTCACATGATGAAAGTGTGAACCCCTGCGGCCTTCCGTCATCCGAATTGTCGAGGCGGCTTGCGGCGTTACGGGTTGCCTCCCTCTATTCGCGTCGCTATCGTCCTGACAAACAGGCCACAAAAGGCCCAAAAGAACTAATGTCCAGGGAGGACGAGGATGCGGAGCGTGCGGGCGCTCGCCGCGACGGCGGCGCTATCTTTGCTGGCGTTTTCGACCATTGCGGTCGCCGGCGAGCCCAAACAGGGCGGAATCCTGCGGATGTATCACCGCGACAGCCCTGGCAACGCCTCGATCCATGAAGGCGCGACCTATTCGCTCAATGTTCCCTTCATGCCCGTCTTCAACAACCTCGTTATCTACAAGCAGGACGAAGCCCAGAACAGGATGGACAACATCGTCCCGGAGCTCGCCGAGAGCTGGGCCTGGGTGAACGACAACAAGACGCTGACCTTCAAGCTCCGCCAGGGCGTGAAATGGCACGACGGCAAGCCGTTCACCTCGGCCGACGTCAAATGCACCTTCGACATGCTGATGGGCAAGGCGCAGCAGAAGTTCCGGCAGAATCCGCGCAAGACCTGGTACGAGCAAGTCAATGACGTCTCGACCAACGGCGATTTCGAGGTCTCCTTCAACCTGAAGCGGCCGCAGCCGTCGCTGCTGGCGCTGCTCGCCTCGGGCTACACGCCGGTCTATCCCTGCCACGTCTCGCCCGGCGACATGCGCACGCATCCGATCGGCACCGGCCCGTTCAAGTTCGTCGAGTTCAAGGCCAACGAATCGATCAAGCTGACCCGCAACACCGACTATTGGCGCAAGGGCCGGCCTTATCTCGACGGCATCGAGTTCACCATCATCCCGAACCGCTCGACCGCGATCCTCGCCTTCGTCGCCGGCAAGTTCGACATGACCTTCCCGACCGAGGTAAGCATTCCGCTGCTCAAGGACGTCAAATCGCAGGATCCGAGCGCGGTCTGCGTCGTCGAGCCCAACAACGTCGCCACCAACATCATCGTCAATTCGACCGCTGCGCCGTTCGACAATGCCGACATCCGCAAGGCCATGGCGCTGGCGCTCGACCGCAAGGCCTTCATCAACATCATGTTCGAGGGTCAGGGCGACATCGGCGGCACCATGGAACCTGCGCCGGCCGGGCTGTGGGCGATGCCGAAGGAGATGCTGGAGAGCATTCCGGGCTATGGACCCGACGTGAACGCCAACCGCGAGCAGGCCAAGAAGCTGATGCAGAAGGCCGGTTACGGGCCGGACAAGCATCTCGCGGTGAAGATCTCGACCCGCAACATCCCGGTTTACCGCGATCCCGCGGTGATCCTGATCGACCAGCTCAAGAGCATCTATATCGACGGCGAGCTCGACGTGGTGGAGACCGCAAACTGGTTCCCGAAGGTCGCGCGCAAGGACTACATGCTCGGCCTGAACCTCACCGGCAACGCGGTCGACGATCCCGACCAGTCCTTCTACGAGAACTATTCCTGCGGCTCGGAGCGCAACTACACCAACTATTGCAACAAGGAGATCGAGAAGCTGTTCGACGTGCAGTCGCAGGAGACCGACATCGCCAAACGCAAGAAGCTGGTGTGGGAGATCGACAAGAAGTTGCAGGAGGACGTCGCCCGCCCGATCATCTTCCATGCGCGCACCGGCACCTGCTGGAAGCCCTATGTCAAGGGCGTGACGGTGATGTCGAACAGCTCCTATAATGGGTACCGCTACGAGGACGTGTGGATGGACAAGTAGCGGCGGGCGGCTGACGGGTTCGACAGGAGGCGATGCATGTTTGCCTATCTGGTGCGGCGCCTGTTCCTGATGCTCGTGACCCTGTTCGGGATCTCGGTCGTCATCTTCTTCCTGCTGCGCATCGTGCCCGGCAACATCGTCGACATCCTGTTCGCCGCCGCCGGCTATGTCGATCCCGCCGACAAGGCCAATCTGGAAAAGGAGCTCGGCATCGACCAGCCGCTGATCGTGCAGTATTGGCACTGGATCAGCGGTTTCCTGCGCGGCGATTTTGGCTATTCCTACGTCTCCGAGAAGCCGGCGTTGCAGGAGATATTGCCGCGGATTCCGATCACCGCGCGGCTCGCCGGCCTTGCGCTGTTGTTCTCGGCATCGATCGGCATCCCGCTCGGCGTCATCAGCGCGGTGAAACAGGGAACGCGGCTCGACTACGCGCTGCGCGTCGTCAGCCTCAGCGGCCTGTCGCTGCCCTCGTTCTGGCTTGGCCTCCTCATCCTCACGGCGTCGGTGGCGATGTTCGGCCAGATGCCGATCTTCAATCCCAATCCGCAGACCTGGCTCGAGGCATTCGCGACCTACGCCGTGCCGGCCGCCGCCGTCGGTTTCCGCAGCGCGGCGCTGACTATGCGCATCACGCGGTCCTCGATGCTGGAGGTGCTGCGGCAGGACTATATCCGCACCGCGCGCGCCAAGGGTGCCTCCGATGCCGCCGTGAACTATCACCACGCGCTGAAGAATGCGATCCTGCCCGTCATCACCGTGATCGGCATCGAGGCGGCATTCCTGATCGGCGGCCTGATCGTCACCGAGACCGTGTTCAACATCCCCGGCGTCGCCCGCTTCCTGGTCGAGGCGATCCGCTGGCGCGATTATCCGATCGTGCAGAACCTCGTGATGTTCATCGCGGTCGTCGTGGTGTTCGCGAATTTCACCGTCGACATGCTCTACGCGGTGTTCGACCCGCGGATCAGGTACACGGATTAGGAGAGCTGTTTGGCCGCGATCGACTTTGACGTTGAGCTGAGACGCGCCGGGGCGAACGCGACCGGAGGCTGGCGACGCGTGCTGTTCATGGCGCAGCGACACGTGCTTGGCGCGGCCGGGCTCGTCATCATGACGGTGTTCGTGCTGACCGCGATCTTCGCCGACTTCATCGCGCGCTATGATCCACTCACCGTCGATGCCGCGCGTGCGCTGGCGCGGCCGAGCTGGGCACACTGGATGGGCACGGATTCGTTCGGCCGCGACGTGTTCAGCCGCATCATCCACGGCGCGCGGATCTCGCTCGCGGTGGGCATCGGCTCGACCGCGCTCGGCGGCACGATCGGCGTCATCGTCGGCCTCACCTCCGGCTATCTCTCCGGCTGGGTCGACCTTGTGTTCCAGCGCGTCTCCGACATCCTCCAGGCGCTGCCGCTGCTGGTCCTCGCGCTGATCATGACGGCGGCGCTCGGCCCGTCACTGCCGAACGTCATCATCGCCATTGCCATTCCGCTGATTCCGACCGTGTCGCGCGTCATCCGCGCCAACACGCTGGCGCTGCGCGAGCAGCCCTTCGTCGAGGCCGCCAAGTCGATCGGCATGAGCGAGGTCCGCATCGCACTGCGCCATGTGCTGCCCAACACGCTGGCGCCGCTGATCGTGCTCGCCACCGCCCAGCTCGGCTCGACCATCCTCACCGAAGCCTCGCTCTCCTTCCTCGGTCTCGGCATTCCCGAGCCTTATCCGTCCTGGGGCCGCATGCTCTCCGAGTCCGCCGCCGAATATGTCCGCACTGCGCCGTGGCTGGTGATCTTCCCGGGCATCGCGATCAGTCTCGCCGTGTTCGGCGCCAATTTGTTCGGCGACGCCCTGCGCGACATCCTCGATCCCCGGCAGCGCGGCTGATGGCGAAAGAATCCGACCTCGTGCTCGATGTGAAGAACCTGAAGACGGTGTTCTTCACCAATTCGGGGCTGTTCAAGGCGGTCGACGACGTTTCCTTCACGGTGAAGCGCGGCGAGACGCTGGCGATCGTCGGCGAATCCGGTTGCGGCAAGAGCGTCACCGCGCTGTCCCTGATGCGGCTGGTGCCCGATCCGCCCGGACGCATCGTCGGCGGATCTGTTACGCTCGAAGGCACCGATCTGCTGGCGCTGGACGAAGCCCAGATGCGCAAGATCCGGGGCAATCGCATCTCCATGATCTTCCAGGAGCCGATGACCTCGCTCAACCCGGTGATGCGGATCGGCGACCAGATCGTCGAGGCCGTGCGGCTGCACCGGAACATCTCGTCGAAGGAGGCGCAAAACATCGCGGTCGAGATGCTGCGGCTGGTGCGCATCCCCGAGCCGGCGCGGCGCGCGAAGGAGTATCCGCATCAGCTTTCCGGCGGTATGCGCCAGCGCGCGATGATCGCGATGGCGCTGGCCTGCCGGCCGGCGCTGCTGATCGCGGACGAGCCGACCACCGCGCTCGACGTCACCATCCAGGCGCAGATTTTGGCGCTGATCCTCGATCTCCAGAAGGAGCTCGGCACGGGTCTGGTGCTGATCACGCACGACCTCGGCGTCGTCGCCCAGACCGCGCAGCGCGTGATCGTGATGTATGCGGGGCGGAAGGTCGAGGAAGCCAGCGTCGAGGCGCTGTTCGCGGCGCCGAAGCATCCCTATACGCGCGGGCTGATGGCCTCGATCCCGTCCGTGCCAGCGTCCGGCGTCGCGGCGCAGGAGCGGCTCAACGAGATTCCCGGCACCGTGCCGTCGCTGGTGCGGCTGCCGAAGGGCTGCGCTTTCGCGCCGCGCTGCAAGCTCGCGATCAAGCGCTGCGAGGCAGAATATCCGCCGCTGGCGGATTGGGGCGGCGGCCATCTCGCGGCGTGCTGGCGTGCGGCTGAAGTTGCGGAGGTGGCATGACCCAGGCTCTGCTCGAAGTCACCGACCTCAAGAAATATTATCCGGTGCGCGCCGGCGTGCTGCGGCGGCAGGTGGGCACCGTGCACTCGGTCGACGGCGTCTCGTTCTCGCTTGGCGCCGGCGAGACGCTCGGGCTCGTCGGCGAATCCGGCTGCGGCAAGTCGACGGTGGCGCGCAGCGTGCTGCGGCTGGTCGAGCCGACCTCGGGCCAGATCCGTCTCGACGGCGAGGACATCACGCATCTATCCAAGACGGCGCTGCGCCCGCATCGCCGTTCGATGCAGATCGTGTTCCAGGACCCGTTCGCCTCGCTCAATCCGCGCATGACCGCAGGCGATATCGTCGGCGAGCCGCTCGCCGTGCACGGCCTCGCCACCGGCAAGGCCCTGGAGGCGCGCGTTGCAAAACTGTTTGAGCAGGTAGGCCTGCGGCCCGACCAGATGCGCAATTTCCCGCATCAATTCTCCGGCGGCCAGCGCCAGCGCATCTGCATCGCGCGGGCACTCGCGCTGGAACCGCGTCTGATCGTCTGTGACGAGCCGGTGTCCGCGCTCGACGTCTCGATCCAGGCGCAGGTAATCAACCTCCTGATCGACCTGCAACGCCAGCACGGCTTCTCCTATCTCTTCATCGCGCACGACCTCGCCGTGGTCGCCCATATCAGCCATCGTGTCGCCGTGATGTATCTCGGCCGCATCGTCGAGATCGCCGACAAGGACGAGCTGTTCAGGAACCCACGCCACCCCTACACGCAGGCCCTGCTCGCTTCCGTGCCGATCGCCAACCCGCTCGCGAAGAAGCTGGCGCCGCTGGTCGATGGCGACGTGCCGAGCCCGGTCAATCCGCCCTCCGGCTGCGCGTTTCACACGCGCTGCCGGTTTGCGATGGAGCGATGCAAGACCGAACGGCCGGCGCTGGTGAATGCGGGCGACGGGCACCAGGTGGCGTGCTTGCTCAATGAAGGGACGGGGCGGAGCCAGTAGGCCGTAGCGCGCTGATCACCGGCCAGGCTGCCAGCGCTGCGGAGAGATGCTTGAGCGTGTGGCCCGAGACGATGTGTCCTGTGGCTTCGAAAATAGTCGCATCGCCGAGCTCGAAAAGCTTCGCCAGCACATAAAAGACAATCACGCCGCCGAGCGGCACGCCGAACGCACCGGGCCGGGGCCGCGTCAGCGCCAGTCCCACGGCGAGCGCCATGCCGCCGAACTGCACGACCGCCCATGGCGTGAGATTCTCGCGCGCCACCCAGGCCGCGAGCGGGCCCGCAGCCGTCATCAGCATCACCATCGCCAAGCCCGCGCGCTTGCTGACGCGCTCGCTGGCCGCGATGCCGAGAAAGCCCGCGAACGCCACCGCCATGCCGAGACGATCAGCCACGAGCCGCTGCGGCGCGTCAGGATCCAGATGATAGATGCTCGACCCGATACAGGTGAGGATCAGGCCCACGAAGAAGCAGCCTGCGCCCACGGGCGCATCATTGCGGCCACGCAGCAGCATCAGACCCCAGACGCCCATTGCCACGAAGGCGAGATTGCTCAGTACGTCGCCGGCGTTGGGCACGCCCAGCCAAAAGCGGGTGTCGACGTAATGCGGGATGGGCCAAGCGGAGGCGTGCAGCGTCGGCGCGAAGACCGCCGCCAGGGTCAGGACGAAGAGCGCGGCGATCAGGCATTTCTCGCGGAAGTGCGGGGCGCCGACTGCGAAACGGCGGCGCACTGATGGGAGTA
The genomic region above belongs to Bradyrhizobium arachidis and contains:
- a CDS encoding AMP-binding protein — translated: MYTGHHARLRPLQPAFIMAATGEAVTYRELEARSNRLAHLFRRHGLKRLDHYSIFMENNARYLEACGAGERSGLYYTCINSFLTPGELAYLLVNSQSKILITSRAKLDIAREAINACPDVRLCIVADGPGESERIVGLADVTADLPATPIADEWLGTAMLYSSGTTGRPKGILRPLPEEPPKQNLPLFDFLTKLWHYREGMVYLSPAPLYHSAPQAAVNLTIRMGGTVIIMETFDPERYLQLVQQWGITHTQLVPTMFSRMLKLPEEVRKRYDLSSLEIAIHAAAPCPALVKDDIIKWWGPIIHEYYGATEGLGFTACNSAEWLAHRGTVGKVLLGDLHILDENMQPRPTGTPGQVWFKTGSPFEYFNDPEKTKEARSADGNMSTVGDVGYVDEDRFLYLTDRATFMIISGGVNIYPQECENLLITHPKVADAAVFGVPNPDLGEEVKAVVQPMPGVVPGPALAEELIAFCGASLSRQKVPRSVDFEKELPRLPTGKLYKRLLRDRYWGNKTSRIV
- a CDS encoding ABC transporter substrate-binding protein, whose amino-acid sequence is MRSVRALAATAALSLLAFSTIAVAGEPKQGGILRMYHRDSPGNASIHEGATYSLNVPFMPVFNNLVIYKQDEAQNRMDNIVPELAESWAWVNDNKTLTFKLRQGVKWHDGKPFTSADVKCTFDMLMGKAQQKFRQNPRKTWYEQVNDVSTNGDFEVSFNLKRPQPSLLALLASGYTPVYPCHVSPGDMRTHPIGTGPFKFVEFKANESIKLTRNTDYWRKGRPYLDGIEFTIIPNRSTAILAFVAGKFDMTFPTEVSIPLLKDVKSQDPSAVCVVEPNNVATNIIVNSTAAPFDNADIRKAMALALDRKAFINIMFEGQGDIGGTMEPAPAGLWAMPKEMLESIPGYGPDVNANREQAKKLMQKAGYGPDKHLAVKISTRNIPVYRDPAVILIDQLKSIYIDGELDVVETANWFPKVARKDYMLGLNLTGNAVDDPDQSFYENYSCGSERNYTNYCNKEIEKLFDVQSQETDIAKRKKLVWEIDKKLQEDVARPIIFHARTGTCWKPYVKGVTVMSNSSYNGYRYEDVWMDK
- a CDS encoding ABC transporter permease; protein product: MFAYLVRRLFLMLVTLFGISVVIFFLLRIVPGNIVDILFAAAGYVDPADKANLEKELGIDQPLIVQYWHWISGFLRGDFGYSYVSEKPALQEILPRIPITARLAGLALLFSASIGIPLGVISAVKQGTRLDYALRVVSLSGLSLPSFWLGLLILTASVAMFGQMPIFNPNPQTWLEAFATYAVPAAAVGFRSAALTMRITRSSMLEVLRQDYIRTARAKGASDAAVNYHHALKNAILPVITVIGIEAAFLIGGLIVTETVFNIPGVARFLVEAIRWRDYPIVQNLVMFIAVVVVFANFTVDMLYAVFDPRIRYTD
- a CDS encoding ABC transporter permease, whose protein sequence is MAAIDFDVELRRAGANATGGWRRVLFMAQRHVLGAAGLVIMTVFVLTAIFADFIARYDPLTVDAARALARPSWAHWMGTDSFGRDVFSRIIHGARISLAVGIGSTALGGTIGVIVGLTSGYLSGWVDLVFQRVSDILQALPLLVLALIMTAALGPSLPNVIIAIAIPLIPTVSRVIRANTLALREQPFVEAAKSIGMSEVRIALRHVLPNTLAPLIVLATAQLGSTILTEASLSFLGLGIPEPYPSWGRMLSESAAEYVRTAPWLVIFPGIAISLAVFGANLFGDALRDILDPRQRG
- a CDS encoding ABC transporter ATP-binding protein — its product is MAKESDLVLDVKNLKTVFFTNSGLFKAVDDVSFTVKRGETLAIVGESGCGKSVTALSLMRLVPDPPGRIVGGSVTLEGTDLLALDEAQMRKIRGNRISMIFQEPMTSLNPVMRIGDQIVEAVRLHRNISSKEAQNIAVEMLRLVRIPEPARRAKEYPHQLSGGMRQRAMIAMALACRPALLIADEPTTALDVTIQAQILALILDLQKELGTGLVLITHDLGVVAQTAQRVIVMYAGRKVEEASVEALFAAPKHPYTRGLMASIPSVPASGVAAQERLNEIPGTVPSLVRLPKGCAFAPRCKLAIKRCEAEYPPLADWGGGHLAACWRAAEVAEVA
- a CDS encoding ABC transporter ATP-binding protein codes for the protein MTQALLEVTDLKKYYPVRAGVLRRQVGTVHSVDGVSFSLGAGETLGLVGESGCGKSTVARSVLRLVEPTSGQIRLDGEDITHLSKTALRPHRRSMQIVFQDPFASLNPRMTAGDIVGEPLAVHGLATGKALEARVAKLFEQVGLRPDQMRNFPHQFSGGQRQRICIARALALEPRLIVCDEPVSALDVSIQAQVINLLIDLQRQHGFSYLFIAHDLAVVAHISHRVAVMYLGRIVEIADKDELFRNPRHPYTQALLASVPIANPLAKKLAPLVDGDVPSPVNPPSGCAFHTRCRFAMERCKTERPALVNAGDGHQVACLLNEGTGRSQ